The Streptomyces sp. Alt3 genome has a segment encoding these proteins:
- a CDS encoding NAD(P)-dependent malic enzyme — MAAEIVNPRSDSTTHGPAGAAGPSGADEPFDPAFALHRGGKMAVQATVPIRDKDDLSLAYTPGVAKVCSAIAEQPELVHDYTWKSQVVAVVTDGTAVLGLGDIGPEASLPVMEGKAILFKQFGGVDAVPIALATTDADEIVETVVRLAPSFGGVNLEDISAPRCFEIERKLQERLDIPVFHDDQHGTAVVTLAALRNAAKLSGRTLGDLRAVISGAGAAGVAIAKFLLEAGIGDVAVADRKGVVSGDRDDLTDVKRELAEITNRAGITGSLETALAGADVFIGVSGGTVPEPAVASMAPGAFVFAMANPNPEVHPDIAHKYAAVVATGRSDYPNQINNVLAFPGIFAGALQVRASRITEGMKIAAANALADVVGDELAAEYVIPSPFDERVAPAVTAAVAAAARAEGVARR; from the coding sequence ATGGCAGCGGAGATCGTCAATCCTCGCAGCGACAGCACGACGCACGGCCCGGCCGGTGCGGCAGGACCCAGCGGTGCGGACGAGCCCTTCGATCCGGCCTTCGCCCTCCACCGTGGCGGGAAGATGGCCGTGCAGGCCACCGTTCCGATCCGCGACAAGGACGACCTGTCCCTCGCGTACACGCCCGGCGTGGCCAAGGTGTGCAGCGCCATCGCCGAGCAGCCCGAACTCGTCCACGACTACACCTGGAAGTCGCAGGTCGTGGCCGTCGTCACGGACGGCACCGCAGTCCTCGGCCTCGGGGACATCGGTCCTGAGGCATCCCTCCCCGTGATGGAGGGCAAGGCGATCCTGTTCAAGCAGTTCGGCGGGGTCGACGCGGTGCCGATCGCGCTCGCCACCACCGACGCGGACGAGATCGTCGAGACCGTCGTCCGCCTCGCGCCCTCCTTCGGCGGTGTGAACCTGGAGGACATCTCGGCGCCCCGGTGCTTCGAGATCGAGCGCAAGCTCCAGGAGCGTCTCGACATCCCGGTCTTCCACGACGACCAGCACGGCACGGCGGTGGTCACCCTCGCGGCCCTGCGCAACGCCGCGAAGCTGTCCGGCCGTACGCTCGGTGACCTGCGCGCCGTCATCTCCGGTGCGGGCGCGGCGGGTGTGGCCATCGCGAAGTTCCTCCTGGAGGCCGGCATCGGTGACGTCGCCGTCGCCGACCGCAAGGGCGTCGTCAGCGGTGACCGTGACGACCTCACGGACGTCAAGCGCGAACTGGCGGAGATCACCAACCGGGCGGGCATCACCGGCTCCCTGGAGACCGCCCTGGCCGGCGCCGACGTCTTCATCGGCGTCTCCGGCGGTACGGTCCCCGAGCCGGCCGTGGCCTCGATGGCGCCCGGCGCGTTCGTGTTCGCCATGGCCAACCCGAACCCCGAGGTCCATCCCGACATCGCGCACAAGTACGCGGCCGTGGTGGCGACCGGACGGTCGGACTACCCGAACCAGATCAACAACGTGCTGGCGTTCCCCGGCATCTTCGCGGGAGCGCTGCAGGTGCGGGCCTCCCGGATCACCGAGGGCATGAAGATCGCGGCGGCGAACGCGCTCGCGGACGTCGTCGGCGACGAGCTGGCGGCCGAGTACGTGATCCCGTCGCCGTTCGACGAGCGGGTCGCACCCGCCGTCACCGCCGCGGTGGCCGCGGCCGCGCGTGCCGAGGGTGTCGCGCGGCGCTGA
- a CDS encoding zinc-binding dehydrogenase, with product MFAAYAARIDRDRPLDGLELGERPAPEARSGWTTVRVKAASLNHHDLWSLRGVGLAEGKLPMILGCDAAGIDQDGNEVVLHSVIGQTGHGVGPDEPRSILTERYQGTFAEQVTVPSWNVLPKPKELTFEQAACLPTAWLTAYRMLFTNAGVRPGDSVLVQGAGGGVATAAIVLGKAAGLRMFATSRDAAKRERAVELGAVEAYEPGARLPKRVDAVIETVGAATWSHSVKSLRSGGTLVISGATSGDRPSHAELTRIFFLELKIVGSTMGSKDELEDLLSFCAATGVRPVIDGMLPLDRAREGFERLAAGDLFGKIVLTTA from the coding sequence ATGTTCGCCGCCTACGCAGCCCGCATCGACCGTGACCGCCCCCTCGACGGACTGGAGCTGGGTGAACGCCCCGCCCCGGAGGCGCGGTCCGGGTGGACCACGGTCCGGGTCAAGGCCGCGTCGCTCAACCATCACGACCTCTGGTCCCTGCGGGGTGTGGGCCTCGCCGAGGGCAAGCTGCCCATGATCCTCGGCTGCGACGCCGCCGGTATCGACCAGGACGGCAACGAGGTGGTCCTGCACTCCGTCATCGGGCAGACAGGGCACGGCGTCGGCCCGGACGAGCCGCGCTCGATCCTCACCGAGCGCTACCAGGGCACGTTCGCCGAGCAGGTCACCGTCCCCAGCTGGAACGTGCTGCCGAAGCCGAAGGAACTCACCTTCGAGCAGGCCGCCTGCCTGCCGACCGCCTGGCTGACGGCGTACCGGATGCTGTTCACGAACGCCGGTGTGCGACCCGGGGACTCCGTCCTCGTCCAGGGCGCGGGCGGCGGTGTGGCCACCGCCGCGATCGTGCTCGGCAAGGCCGCAGGGCTCCGGATGTTCGCCACCAGCCGTGACGCGGCCAAGCGCGAGCGGGCCGTCGAGCTGGGGGCCGTCGAGGCCTACGAGCCCGGTGCCCGGCTGCCGAAGCGTGTCGACGCCGTCATCGAGACCGTCGGAGCGGCGACCTGGTCCCACTCGGTCAAGTCGCTGCGGTCGGGTGGCACTCTGGTCATCTCGGGCGCCACCAGCGGAGACCGGCCCTCCCACGCCGAGCTGACCCGGATCTTCTTCCTGGAGCTGAAGATCGTCGGCTCCACCATGGGCTCCAAGGACGAGCTGGAGGACCTGCTGTCGTTCTGCGCGGCCACCGGTGTGCGGCCGGTCATCGACGGGATGCTGCCGCTGGACCGGGCCCGTGAGGGCTTCGAGCGGCTGGCCGCCGGTGACCTCTTCGGGAAGATCGTTCTCACCACCGCGTGA
- a CDS encoding amino acid ABC transporter permease has translation MTDKFDKVPGGPSVADAPVSKATTVAPETIKAIPVRHVGRWISGVVVLALLAALVYAFSQGNIQWQAVQDKLFDDTVLAGAGRTLMISVLAMALGVVLGVVLAVMRLSRNPVTSWVAWLYIWFFRGTPVYVQLLLWFNLALIFPVLNIPFIYKDEMTDVMTPFMCALLGLALNEAAYMAEIVRAGIQSVDEGQTEASHALGMTQAKTMRRVVLPQALRVIIPPTGNEFINMLKTSSLVYAVTYNELLRSTSQIGSTSYAVMEMLFVASIWYIVMTSVFSVGQYYLERRYARGTLRSLPLTPWQRVKVNLASFSNRPSGGVSA, from the coding sequence GTGACTGACAAGTTCGACAAGGTGCCCGGCGGCCCATCGGTCGCCGACGCACCCGTCTCCAAGGCCACCACCGTCGCACCGGAGACCATCAAGGCCATCCCCGTACGGCACGTCGGCCGCTGGATCAGCGGCGTGGTCGTGCTCGCACTGCTGGCGGCTCTGGTCTACGCCTTCTCGCAGGGCAACATCCAGTGGCAGGCCGTCCAGGACAAGCTGTTCGACGACACCGTCCTCGCGGGAGCCGGCCGCACCCTGATGATCAGTGTGCTCGCCATGGCCCTCGGTGTGGTCCTTGGTGTGGTCCTCGCCGTCATGCGGCTCTCCAGGAACCCCGTGACCAGCTGGGTGGCGTGGCTGTACATCTGGTTCTTCCGCGGCACTCCGGTCTACGTGCAGTTGCTGCTCTGGTTCAACCTGGCGCTGATCTTCCCGGTCCTCAACATCCCGTTCATCTACAAGGACGAGATGACCGACGTGATGACGCCGTTCATGTGCGCCCTGCTGGGGCTGGCCCTCAACGAGGCCGCGTACATGGCGGAGATCGTCAGGGCGGGCATCCAGTCGGTGGACGAGGGCCAGACCGAGGCCTCGCACGCGCTCGGCATGACCCAGGCGAAGACGATGCGCCGCGTGGTGCTCCCGCAGGCCCTGCGGGTGATCATCCCGCCGACCGGCAACGAGTTCATCAACATGCTGAAGACCTCGTCCCTGGTCTACGCGGTGACCTACAACGAGCTGCTGCGTTCCACGTCGCAGATCGGCTCGACGTCGTACGCGGTGATGGAGATGCTCTTCGTCGCCTCCATCTGGTACATCGTGATGACCAGCGTGTTCAGCGTCGGCCAGTACTACCTGGAGCGCCGGTACGCCCGGGGCACCCTGCGCAGCCTGCCGCTGACCCCGTGGCAGCGGGTCAAGGTCAACCTCGCCTCCTTCAGCAACCGTCCTTCGGGGGGTGTCTCCGCATGA
- a CDS encoding ABC transporter substrate-binding protein, with product MTASTLCRTTAKSRIAAVCAVAVAGTLLLTACGDQTDSGSKKAADSTSGNSAPLFDKLPEKYQKSGVIKVGTNAEYAPMESVENGKIVGVDPDLAEALGKQLGVKFEFTSGSFDGLITALNTGRHDIAMSSITDNKQRQEGLDDSGKKLGKGVDFVDYFLAGTAVYTKKGNPEGIKSIEDLCGKGAAVQRGTTYEKALQKQSKACTDGGKKAVDIQSFENDTEAQTRVKSGGAVAGVNDYPVALDLARKANGGKDFEVVGEQVDAGPFGIAVNKDNTELRDALKEAVDAIIADGSYQKVLDKWGAGTGAIDKAAVNGGK from the coding sequence ATGACCGCAAGCACCCTCTGTCGTACGACCGCGAAGTCCCGGATTGCCGCGGTCTGCGCAGTCGCGGTCGCCGGCACCCTGCTGCTGACCGCCTGTGGCGACCAGACCGACAGCGGTTCGAAGAAGGCCGCGGACAGCACGTCCGGAAACAGTGCCCCGCTCTTCGACAAGCTCCCGGAGAAGTACCAGAAGTCCGGCGTCATCAAGGTCGGCACGAATGCCGAGTACGCGCCGATGGAGTCCGTCGAGAACGGCAAGATCGTCGGTGTCGACCCCGACCTCGCCGAGGCCCTCGGCAAGCAGCTCGGCGTGAAGTTCGAGTTCACCTCCGGCTCCTTCGACGGCCTGATCACCGCCCTCAACACCGGCCGCCACGACATCGCCATGTCGTCCATCACGGACAACAAGCAGCGCCAGGAGGGCCTGGACGACAGCGGCAAGAAGCTCGGCAAGGGCGTCGACTTCGTCGACTACTTCCTGGCCGGCACCGCCGTCTACACCAAGAAGGGCAACCCCGAGGGCATCAAGTCCATCGAGGACCTGTGCGGCAAGGGCGCGGCGGTCCAGCGCGGCACCACGTACGAGAAGGCCCTGCAGAAGCAGTCGAAGGCCTGCACGGACGGCGGCAAGAAGGCCGTCGACATCCAGTCCTTCGAGAACGACACCGAGGCCCAGACCCGTGTGAAGTCGGGCGGCGCCGTCGCCGGTGTCAACGACTACCCGGTCGCCCTCGACCTGGCCCGCAAGGCCAACGGCGGCAAGGACTTCGAGGTCGTCGGCGAGCAGGTCGACGCCGGCCCCTTCGGCATCGCCGTGAACAAGGACAACACCGAGCTGCGTGACGCCCTGAAGGAGGCCGTCGACGCGATCATCGCCGACGGTTCCTACCAGAAGGTCCTCGACAAGTGGGGTGCCGGCACCGGCGCGATCGACAAGGCCGCCGTCAACGGCGGCAAGTGA